ATATTCAGATCCTTTCAATGGATCAAAAGGGGGGAAAGCTGGCAGATACACGGAATCACATGAAGTATTCATTTTTTTAATATATACCAGCAAGTTTCCAAGTGCAAATATCTCTATAACAGTGAGCAATTTCAAGAGTAATGTACAAGAACTGCTTGTTTTGTAACAATTCCatgactactaatactactattaCAAACTTAATCTTGAAATAAAATCTGCACAGCCTCCTATTGTTCCAGTGTTCTAAACATGCTtaaaacaaaaataaaatttgttacCCAATGAGGAATTGGAATCTGGAGGTGGCCATGTAATATTGCACGTCAGCATGTAATCATTTCTGCAATTTTGCTGCTTCATCACAGCTAGCTGAGATCTCCTTATGTCATTTAACTGAAATGCAACAGTCTAGTACTCCATCCCACCTTGTAAACTGAATAACATTATGGAGTTAATTCTGGACTTCCGACCTCTTCAGTTGCTACAGGGTAACTTACAAAAACTTAGGTTGCTTTCCCTTAAAAGCGAAGCTGCCTAAGAAACCTTAACATCTTTCCGGTTATCTGTGTGAAGGCTTCCTACAAGGGCAGAATATAGGGAGTCATCTGGGATCAATCCAGCTTTCAGCATATCATCATACAGCTGGAACGCCGCCTCTGATCTCCCTTCCTTCGCCAGACCTGATATCAGAGCCGTATAGGCCACGACATTAGGTTCCGTTCCCCTCTGCTTCATCTCTTCGAATAGCTTCAGCGCCACATCCACCTTTCCATTGACACAGTGCCCATGAACTAGCGATGCATAGGTGTATACATCTGGAACAAACCCTTTCTTCTCCATCTCCTTTCTGAACCTCTCAGCCTCACGGATGCTCCCCTTCTTGGTGTACCCATCAATCATAACATTGTAGGTCACAACACTGGGCGTCGCCCCTTTCTCTGCCATTTCTCGGAACAGCCTTCTAGCCTCCACCATGTCGCCATCCTTGCAGTGTATGCTGATCAGTGTAGTGTAAGTGACGTAATTTGGCACGACACCCATCTCGATCATGATGTGCAATAGAGTCTTTGCCTCATCCAATCTATTCACCCTGCACAGTCCACAGGCCAGTGTGTTGTATGTGTAGATGTCCAGTTCGACGCCCATTTTCTCCATGGCCGCCTTTATTTTAAGAGCATCGTCCACCATCCCTTTGCGACAATAGCCATCAATCATGGTATTGAAAATGATTTGGTTAAGCCCTACACCTTGCCCTTGCATGTCTGCCAGCAACATCTCTGCAGCCTCCATCTGCCCAATCTTGCAGAACCCGTTGATCAATACACCATATGTACGCTCGTTTGGCTCGACGCCATTGCCAACGCATTCATCCAAAACCTTGGCGGCCCTCCGCATGTTCCCTGCTCGGCAATACGCGTTGATGACGGCGGTGTACAGGTACACATCCCCCACAACATTATTCGCCTTCATCTCATTAAACAGAGCCTCGACCTTGCTGATGTCCCTGGCGGTCGACAAACTATCCACAAGGATCGTATACGTCCCGACCGTCGCCTCGATGCCTTCGTTCTCCATGATCTCTAGAATCTCCTGGACCCGCCCGTCATCCTTTTGTCGCACGTAACAGTCAAGCAGCGAGTTGTAGCACAGCGCATTCAGACTCACGCCGTGGCGAGGCATATCGTCGAGCAGCCGGCGCGCGTCGTCCACGCGCCCCGACTTGCAGAGCCCGTCGACGACGACGGACGCGGCGAGCGGCGAGACGGAGCCCGGGCACGAGCCGAGCGCCCGCTCCAGGAGGCCCGCGGCGTCCGCGAGGCGCCCGGCGCGGCGGAGCGAGAGCAGCGAGGACGTGAGCGAGCGCGGGTCGAGGCTGCCGAGGCGGGACACGGCGGCGTCGAGCGCCTCGGCCGCGCGGCACGCCGCGCCCGCGTCCGCGTACGCGCGGAAGAGCATATCGTGGAACGCCGCCACGGCGTGCGGCGGCGCGCCGCGCGGGAGCGACGAGGCAGCGAGGTCCGCGAACGGCACCGCCAGTAGGCGCGGCGTGAGCAGGGACCGGAGCGCGGACCTGGCGGCGGCGAAGCGCCGCGCGGTAAGGAGCGACGCGAAGGCGGCGAGCGGCGGCAAGGCGGCGGACCCCGCCATCGCGTCGTCTCGGCGGCAGAGGAGAGAGGACGGAGCGGGGAGGGGACGTCTCAGTGTGGGTCGTTGCATGGATGGCGTGGCGGGCTGCCGGGTGTTGATGGCTCGGCCTGTTTGGTAGGTTAGGTG
This portion of the Zea mays cultivar B73 chromosome 2, Zm-B73-REFERENCE-NAM-5.0, whole genome shotgun sequence genome encodes:
- the LOC103647928 gene encoding pentatricopeptide repeat-containing protein At2g32630 encodes the protein MQRPTLRRPLPAPSSLLCRRDDAMAGSAALPPLAAFASLLTARRFAAARSALRSLLTPRLLAVPFADLAASSLPRGAPPHAVAAFHDMLFRAYADAGAACRAAEALDAAVSRLGSLDPRSLTSSLLSLRRAGRLADAAGLLERALGSCPGSVSPLAASVVVDGLCKSGRVDDARRLLDDMPRHGVSLNALCYNSLLDCYVRQKDDGRVQEILEIMENEGIEATVGTYTILVDSLSTARDISKVEALFNEMKANNVVGDVYLYTAVINAYCRAGNMRRAAKVLDECVGNGVEPNERTYGVLINGFCKIGQMEAAEMLLADMQGQGVGLNQIIFNTMIDGYCRKGMVDDALKIKAAMEKMGVELDIYTYNTLACGLCRVNRLDEAKTLLHIMIEMGVVPNYVTYTTLISIHCKDGDMVEARRLFREMAEKGATPSVVTYNVMIDGYTKKGSIREAERFRKEMEKKGFVPDVYTYASLVHGHCVNGKVDVALKLFEEMKQRGTEPNVVAYTALISGLAKEGRSEAAFQLYDDMLKAGLIPDDSLYSALVGSLHTDNRKDVKVS